DNA from Brassica napus cultivar Da-Ae chromosome C4, Da-Ae, whole genome shotgun sequence:
TATATCATTACAATGATTACGTAAATTAATGAATATCTACATGATGTAAAGTCGTGAATGAggcagaaaaaaaataatacagaaGTACAGAACGCCATCTTTCATCAGTGGTAACATCGTCCCAGAAGAGGAAAGAATAACTTTTTACCGTTTTTGTCTACATCTTCACAAGAGTTTCCTCGTTTTCTTCCTACAAAACATGccttagagcatctttatcgcCCCGTTTTTAGTGGGGTTCTTATGTTATTTaggaattaaaataaaagaaaattaatttatatatgaaaacacGTCTCTTATTTGGGGACTACAAGAGACGAATCTTATGAACACGTGTCCCATCGTTTGCGACTCTGATCTCTTCTTCCCCGACTTCGCTCTTCTTCAATTTCTCCCGATTCgcagcgagagagagagatggctcCGCCGGCAACGGAGCGGTGGTGCTGGGCATTGATTAGGGTTAATCTTTTCCCATCTTTTTTTCCAattcagattttgattttaatctCAAGATGCAAACGCATCAGATATAAAGAGATCATGCGATTATTGATTCTTCTTTCTTAGTCAAAATCGCCACTGCTTACGAGGTTCTTACCAATCCTTAATTTGTATCCTTTCACTCTCAAAAGGgtagtttttttaattgtatgtttgttTGTAATCTTATTGCTGCAGATATTGAAAGGACTGGTGTTCGATCACGCTGCTCAGTTCTTCATTGCAGATGATTCTCGTCTTATCCAGTACGTCGATGGATGGTTAGAGAAAGGACTTGTTCGAGAGTGGAAAGGTGTTGTGGGAGAGCTTGAAGTTGGAGGCAATTTCTCGCAGTTTCCTCCTTCATGGCCTCCAAGATACATTGCTGTTCACGGCATGCGATCTCTCGCTGATTCATTGCTATTAGAGGTTGTTGttgcaacaaaagaaaaagagtcttttgttgttttttttgtgagGTGAAGTAACTAAATACTTGTTGGTTCTATTGCAGAGTCGATTGTCATTGCTCACAATGGTAAGAACGGAACATCTCGTGGTCAGTTTGATGTCATTGTCATTGCTCACAATGGTAAGAAACCGTATtgattcctctctctctctgtagcTCAAAATGGTTCCACCTTGTGTTCAGGTAAATGTGCGAACCGTTTGCTGTCTGCATCAGGCTTGCCCCTCGTTGCTAAACAGATGAAGGTAGACAATATCTTCTAATAAACACCATGTGACTTCTTCTGATacaatcctatttttttgtttagaatttTGATCTTAGCTCCATATGGACGCTACTAGCAGCGTTCGATGATCCTCTTCCTACAGTGAACTTTGAAGGAGCGTTTGTGAAAGGAGTTGAATCATTGTCTTGGATGGGAAACAACTCCGCAAAGCTTGGTAACTCTAGAACACCACAAACTATTTATGAGTTCTTTTGCTTCTGTAATACTAGTATCTAAGTtgcaatatattttgttatttgtttttcgGCTGGCTTGTAACATGCAAGGCTTCGGTAGTTTGGGATGAACAAAGCAAAGAATATACTAGTTGTTCCTGGAAGTTCATTGGCAttgcaatttttttgtttatctcaTCAAAAGTTTCTTTGGAGCAACTCAGACTTATCATAAACCTTCCAAGTTCCACCATGATTTGGTTTCATCTCTATACTAGTCCTTTGGTTGATGTTTGAGTTGTCATAAACAAATACTTTAGCTTTTtggcaatgttttttttttgtggcaaTGTTCACCTTCTTCTAattcatttcaatttttttaagaacctttaAATAAAGGATTTGCAATGGAAGACATAAATGATCGGGTCTCTTAACGTAGTCTCTTAACACATATTTATtgcttaaaaatattaaacaataaataaGAGATTCTAATTGGGTAtttgggataatgatgctcttagatGGTTCCCGGAATCTTGAAACTCATGTCCAAATTAAACCTTCTATGTTACAAATTTACCATACAAttataataatgaaataataataacgtACATGGAAACTCCTCTATTATTGATTATAGCTAGGAGCGCATTGTACAGATTAAGCATGAGTAAGCTTTTATCATTATTCTCATCGTTTAGTTTTCTCAATTCTTAACGGAGAAGATTGTTGTGGAGCTTTGTGAACATGTCGCTGGTCTTGCAGCCTTCAGAAATGATATGTCACACATTTTCACGGTGGTGATAAAGCCACAAACACCTTTCTCATTCCCAAGTACTCCTTAATTAATGCACTTTACATCCAACAAAATCTCTTTCACAACTCTACTTATCAGTGCTGGACTACCCTGAAGTTCTTATTTATAACAATATATGGTTACATAAACATTGTATCTACTACAAAACATCGTCATCATGTATATCTGAAGGGTACCATTGAGTTTGTTGTAAGTAACGGGACTTAGTTTCTTCGACAGGTACTTGTCAACTAGGAACTTTATATTTCATGATTTTAGTGTCATATACCAAGTATAACAAGGTATGTCACAAAAGTATGGTTCTAACATAACCTAATggcttaaataaaaatattgagaaCTGTATTATTTCCACTGATGTAATTTACTATACTTGCAGGGTTTCACAAATACTACGAAGAGAATATTGGGGTTTCTGCTGGAAGTGA
Protein-coding regions in this window:
- the LOC106386129 gene encoding uncharacterized protein LOC106386129 isoform X2, which translates into the protein MAPPATERWCWALIRILKGLVFDHAAQFFIADDSRLIQYVDGWLEKGLVREWKGVVGELEVGGNFSQFPPSWPPRYIAVHGMRSLADSLLLESRLSLLTMVNVRTVCCLHQACPSLLNR
- the LOC106386129 gene encoding uncharacterized protein LOC106386129 isoform X1 — encoded protein: MAPPATERWCWALIRILKGLVFDHAAQFFIADDSRLIQYVDGWLEKGLVREWKGVVGELEVGGNFSQFPPSWPPRYIAVHGMRSLADSLLLESRLSLLTMVRTEHLVVSLMSLSLLTMVNVRTVCCLHQACPSLLNR